The following proteins are encoded in a genomic region of uncultured Ilyobacter sp.:
- a CDS encoding insulinase family protein, protein MKKMKIFITTLLLVVVTGLNAADLKVSGELEQGKLKNGMKYYIYKNKKPEDKAYLSLIVNAGSLQEDEDQLGMAHFIEHMAFNGTKSYPGNMLVKHLQSIGMNFGADLNAFTGFDRTIYKLQVPTDRTEEFEKSFEVLKEWANDITFFSKDTIDERGVILEEWRLRQGLSQRISDAQKKAVYGKSRYTERFPIGDPDIIKNATPELLKRYYHKWYHPKNMAVVAVGDFDKNHVKALLEKYFDYDSNYEFKESPKYRIGKSNGEITVFTDPEITSITFDILTKESLEPIQDRESYKRAIIDEIYAGLLQSRFDSISKKADPTIGKGYSYPVDLGKYDSVQVTGAMLREKEIESGISEVIRQMKKLSVYGPTSWEIDGEKSELLMFMENAYKNRESREHSDIASEIEADYLEGYIFTDIENEAEVFREIIKEISYKDILEKAKEVYENSNKAFFLTAPQKKNLHIPTKDEIKKIIENTKNKKLLEVGKNSKKPVLRVKNFSEGEITDKIQETDFLRYKLSNNMEVIIKETDFDKDKILIKLFSKGGSSLMDEKGYIASKLALPVILSSGIGNLSPVETDIYMKGKNIQFHPYISDYTEGIDMETDRENLVTALKILNIFLTQPKVDKDIYENFIVLQKQYINNRKNSPKTLYRDKIKEIVSSNHPRRKPLTLEDLNKISEKDLIEAFRDRFSGIGDFQAVIVGSTRDMDMENLMQKYLAGIPSKDISESPKNLDVKFPKEVTRENVKKGTDKKVSVNLIYPYKGKYTYENRVKYLGVAKILDMILLEEIREKIGGIYTIYADTELSPLNFGENYLTISYSTDPKKADMVTQEIKKVLKNALEGNFEDRILKSVVENYAFNYDSILKKNEFWIDYISKREGFGDNFRIFSPEKYKKTLNRENMIKFMNYAVDSENYIEVRLIPEKSE, encoded by the coding sequence ATGAAAAAAATGAAAATTTTTATAACAACCTTGCTTTTAGTTGTTGTTACAGGACTAAATGCTGCCGATCTTAAAGTTTCTGGTGAACTAGAACAAGGAAAACTAAAAAATGGTATGAAATACTATATTTACAAAAATAAAAAACCTGAAGACAAGGCCTATCTGTCGCTTATAGTAAATGCCGGCTCTCTTCAGGAAGATGAAGATCAGCTAGGGATGGCTCATTTTATAGAACACATGGCTTTCAACGGAACCAAGAGTTATCCGGGAAATATGTTAGTGAAGCATCTTCAATCTATTGGGATGAACTTTGGGGCAGATTTAAATGCCTTTACTGGCTTTGACAGAACCATTTATAAACTTCAGGTTCCCACAGATAGAACAGAAGAATTTGAGAAATCTTTTGAAGTATTAAAAGAATGGGCCAATGACATTACCTTTTTTTCAAAAGACACTATAGATGAGAGAGGGGTAATACTTGAAGAATGGAGACTTAGGCAGGGTTTGTCTCAGAGAATTTCAGATGCTCAGAAAAAAGCCGTCTATGGTAAATCTAGATACACTGAGAGGTTTCCCATAGGAGACCCGGACATTATAAAAAATGCAACTCCTGAACTTCTTAAAAGATATTATCACAAGTGGTACCATCCTAAAAATATGGCTGTAGTTGCAGTTGGTGACTTTGATAAAAATCATGTAAAAGCTCTTTTGGAAAAATATTTCGACTATGACTCTAATTATGAGTTTAAAGAGAGCCCTAAGTACAGGATTGGTAAATCCAACGGTGAAATTACAGTTTTTACAGATCCAGAGATAACATCTATAACCTTTGATATTCTTACTAAGGAAAGTCTAGAACCCATACAAGATCGAGAGAGCTATAAAAGAGCCATTATAGATGAAATATACGCTGGACTTCTTCAAAGCAGATTTGACAGTATCTCAAAAAAAGCGGATCCAACTATAGGTAAGGGGTATAGCTATCCTGTAGATCTTGGTAAGTATGATTCTGTACAGGTAACAGGGGCAATGTTAAGGGAAAAAGAGATAGAATCGGGAATATCTGAAGTCATAAGGCAGATGAAAAAACTTTCTGTCTACGGCCCAACTTCCTGGGAGATAGACGGAGAAAAATCCGAACTACTAATGTTTATGGAAAATGCCTATAAAAATAGAGAAAGTCGTGAACACAGTGATATCGCATCTGAGATAGAAGCAGACTATCTAGAGGGATACATATTTACAGATATAGAAAATGAAGCTGAGGTCTTTAGAGAGATTATAAAAGAGATCTCTTATAAGGATATATTGGAAAAGGCCAAGGAGGTCTATGAAAATTCAAATAAAGCCTTTTTTCTAACTGCTCCACAAAAGAAAAATTTGCATATACCCACTAAGGATGAAATTAAAAAAATAATTGAAAACACCAAAAACAAAAAACTACTAGAAGTTGGAAAAAACAGTAAGAAACCTGTTTTAAGGGTGAAGAATTTTTCAGAGGGAGAAATAACAGATAAAATTCAAGAGACAGATTTTCTACGTTATAAACTTTCAAATAATATGGAAGTGATAATCAAAGAAACTGATTTTGACAAGGATAAAATCCTCATAAAACTCTTTAGCAAGGGGGGAAGTTCTCTCATGGACGAAAAGGGCTATATAGCATCTAAACTGGCTCTCCCTGTGATATTGTCCTCTGGTATAGGAAATCTTTCTCCAGTGGAAACAGATATTTATATGAAGGGGAAAAATATACAGTTCCACCCCTATATATCTGATTATACCGAGGGAATAGATATGGAAACAGACAGAGAAAACCTTGTCACCGCCTTAAAAATTTTGAATATTTTCCTAACTCAGCCTAAAGTCGACAAGGATATTTATGAGAATTTCATAGTCCTTCAGAAACAGTATATAAATAACAGGAAAAACTCACCTAAAACACTATATAGGGATAAAATAAAGGAAATTGTATCTTCGAACCATCCAAGAAGAAAGCCCTTAACTTTAGAGGATTTAAACAAGATCAGTGAAAAGGACCTTATAGAGGCATTTAGGGATAGGTTCTCAGGTATAGGGGATTTTCAGGCAGTCATAGTGGGAAGTACCCGAGACATGGATATGGAAAATCTTATGCAAAAATATCTGGCTGGAATCCCTTCAAAAGATATTTCAGAAAGCCCTAAAAATTTAGATGTAAAGTTTCCAAAAGAAGTAACAAGGGAAAATGTAAAAAAAGGTACAGATAAAAAAGTTTCTGTCAACTTAATCTACCCCTATAAGGGGAAATACACTTATGAGAACAGGGTTAAATACCTTGGTGTTGCAAAAATTCTGGATATGATTCTCTTAGAAGAGATAAGAGAAAAAATAGGCGGAATTTATACAATCTACGCTGATACAGAGTTAAGTCCTCTTAATTTTGGAGAAAACTACCTCACCATATCTTACAGCACAGACCCAAAGAAAGCTGACATGGTTACCCAAGAGATAAAAAAAGTTCTGAAAAATGCCTTAGAGGGAAATTTTGAAGATAGGATATTAAAAAGTGTCGTCGAAAACTACGCCTTTAACTATGACTCTATCTTGAAAAAAAATGAGTTCTGGATCGACTATATAAGTAAAAGAGAGGGATTCGGAGATAATTTCAGAATCTTTTCACCAGAAAAATATAAAAAGACACTTAACAGAGAAAACATGATAAAATTTATGAACTATGCTGTAGATTCTGAAAACTATATTGAAGTAAGACTGATACCTGAAAAATCTGAATAA
- a CDS encoding thioredoxin family protein has product MNLQQLKNKDFSFVYISREECSVCHALHPKIKKLSEKYRKASFQKIDLDEFPQAAGEFMVFSIPALIVYSRGKELYRGARFFNLSELEIQLYRYYNSIFY; this is encoded by the coding sequence ATGAATCTACAACAACTAAAAAACAAAGATTTTTCTTTCGTATATATCTCACGAGAAGAATGTTCAGTATGTCACGCACTTCATCCAAAAATAAAAAAACTTTCTGAAAAATATCGAAAAGCCAGTTTCCAAAAGATTGATCTAGATGAATTTCCTCAGGCGGCAGGTGAATTCATGGTTTTTTCCATACCGGCTCTTATTGTTTATTCTAGAGGGAAAGAACTGTATAGAGGTGCCCGTTTTTTTAATTTAAGTGAGCTTGAAATACAGTTATACAGGTACTATAATTCTATCTTTTATTAA
- the trpA gene encoding tryptophan synthase subunit alpha, which yields MGRIENSLKKGEKNLIAYLTAGDPCIEKTPELVFAMERGGAALVEIGIPYSDPLADGPVIQAASTRALSKDISIQKIFDAVTEIRKESQIPLVFLVYYNTIHNYGGEEFLKKCEETGVDGLIIPDLPMEEQKELPKNPAVSIIPLVALNSEDRIESIVKDATGFVYCISSFGVTGTRDTISNKASEIVSEIKKYTDIPVALGFGISHNKMVEDVNRYADAAIVGSAIVKVIEKTDGSSKEVEDFVASLLK from the coding sequence ATGGGTAGAATAGAAAATTCACTAAAAAAGGGAGAAAAAAATCTGATAGCCTATCTCACTGCGGGGGACCCTTGTATTGAGAAAACTCCTGAACTTGTGTTTGCTATGGAGCGTGGAGGAGCAGCACTTGTTGAGATAGGTATCCCATATTCAGATCCTCTAGCAGACGGACCTGTTATCCAGGCTGCCTCTACAAGAGCCCTGTCAAAGGATATCTCCATTCAGAAAATATTTGATGCAGTTACGGAAATAAGAAAAGAAAGTCAGATACCTTTAGTTTTCCTTGTTTACTATAATACTATTCATAATTATGGAGGGGAAGAGTTCCTGAAAAAATGTGAAGAAACTGGTGTTGACGGACTTATTATTCCCGATCTTCCAATGGAAGAACAAAAGGAACTTCCGAAAAATCCCGCAGTAAGTATAATCCCACTTGTGGCACTTAACTCAGAAGACAGAATAGAAAGCATTGTAAAAGATGCTACAGGCTTTGTTTACTGTATCTCATCTTTTGGAGTCACAGGTACTAGAGACACAATAAGTAACAAGGCTTCTGAAATAGTTTCTGAAATTAAAAAATACACTGATATACCTGTTGCTCTAGGTTTCGGGATATCCCACAATAAGATGGTTGAAGATGTAAACAGATACGCCGATGCGGCTATAGTTGGAAGTGCTATTGTTAAGGTAATAGAAAAAACAGATGGAAGTTCAAAAGAAGTTGAAGATTTTGTTGCCTCTTTGTTAAAATAA
- the trpB gene encoding tryptophan synthase subunit beta → MDRKFGDFGGQYVPETLMKPLENLEKAYLKYKEDEEFSKELNYYLKDYVGRETPLYYAASLTEHVGGAKIYLKREDLNHTGAHKINNVMGQLLLAKRMGKTKVIAETGAGQHGVATATGAALLGMECEVFMGEEDIVRQEMNVFRMRLLGATVTSVTSGTGTLKDATNEAIRQWVARIDDTFYVIGSVVGPHPYPTMVRDFQRIIGDETKKQIMEKEGRLPDAIVAAIGGGSNAMGIFYPFVNDKEVRLIGVEAAGEGIDTDKHALAMLKGSKGVIHGMKTYLLQDDMGNITPAHSISAGLDYPGVGPEHAFLYDSKRAEYGPINDKEALGGFKLLCEVEGIIPALESAHAVAYAVKVAKEMSKDEILVINLSGRGDKDINTVLEVYQKGEL, encoded by the coding sequence ATGGATAGAAAATTTGGTGATTTTGGAGGGCAGTATGTGCCGGAGACTTTGATGAAGCCTCTTGAAAATTTGGAAAAAGCGTACTTAAAATATAAAGAGGACGAAGAATTTAGCAAAGAACTGAATTATTATCTAAAGGATTATGTAGGCAGAGAAACACCTCTATACTATGCAGCTTCTCTCACAGAGCATGTAGGGGGAGCGAAGATATATCTCAAGAGGGAAGACCTGAATCATACAGGTGCTCACAAGATAAACAACGTAATGGGTCAACTCCTTCTTGCCAAAAGAATGGGTAAGACAAAGGTTATAGCCGAAACAGGAGCAGGACAGCACGGAGTGGCCACTGCCACAGGAGCCGCACTTCTAGGAATGGAGTGTGAGGTATTCATGGGAGAGGAAGACATAGTAAGACAGGAGATGAATGTCTTTAGAATGAGACTTTTAGGAGCTACTGTAACTTCGGTGACCTCAGGGACAGGAACCCTGAAAGACGCTACAAATGAGGCTATCAGACAGTGGGTTGCCAGAATAGACGATACATTTTACGTGATAGGTTCAGTTGTGGGTCCTCATCCTTACCCTACAATGGTAAGGGATTTCCAGAGGATAATAGGAGATGAGACAAAGAAACAGATAATGGAAAAGGAGGGGAGACTTCCTGACGCTATAGTAGCTGCTATAGGGGGAGGATCAAATGCCATGGGTATATTCTATCCTTTTGTCAATGACAAGGAGGTTAGACTCATCGGTGTAGAGGCTGCAGGAGAAGGAATAGATACAGACAAGCATGCCCTTGCAATGCTCAAGGGAAGCAAGGGAGTCATTCATGGAATGAAGACATATCTTCTACAAGACGATATGGGGAATATCACGCCGGCACACTCTATATCTGCAGGTCTAGATTACCCTGGTGTAGGACCGGAACATGCCTTTTTATATGACAGCAAAAGAGCGGAATACGGCCCTATAAACGACAAAGAGGCCCTAGGCGGTTTCAAGCTTCTTTGCGAAGTAGAGGGAATTATTCCGGCATTAGAAAGTGCCCATGCAGTAGCCTATGCAGTAAAGGTAGCAAAAGAGATGTCAAAGGATGAGATTTTGGTAATTAATCTTTCTGGGCGTGGAGATAAAGACATAAACACAGTATTAGAAGTATATCAAAAGGGGGAGCTGTAA
- a CDS encoding phosphoribosylanthranilate isomerase, producing MTEAKICGIKNQSDVEIVNDLKPDYIGLVFAKSKRQVTLEKAAELSKNLDGKIKKVGVFVDEDPEKVTKIAKACELDILQFHGKESPEYCSSFKDYEIWKSFVGDENIIENIKKYDGCADAFLVDSSVPGSGKKFDWNNIKGLSESYKIILAGGLNPENIAEAVKKVKPQVVDVSSGVEGNNGKSREKVEKFIGEVRLHG from the coding sequence ATGACTGAGGCAAAAATATGCGGCATAAAAAACCAATCAGATGTAGAGATAGTAAATGATCTCAAGCCTGATTATATAGGTCTTGTATTTGCAAAATCAAAAAGACAGGTTACCCTTGAAAAGGCCGCAGAACTATCTAAAAATTTAGATGGTAAAATAAAAAAAGTAGGGGTCTTTGTAGATGAAGACCCAGAAAAAGTTACTAAGATAGCCAAGGCCTGTGAACTTGACATATTACAGTTCCACGGTAAGGAATCACCAGAATATTGCAGTAGCTTTAAAGATTATGAGATATGGAAAAGTTTTGTAGGAGACGAAAATATAATTGAAAATATAAAAAAATATGACGGCTGTGCAGATGCCTTTCTAGTGGATTCTAGTGTCCCAGGAAGCGGTAAGAAATTTGACTGGAATAATATAAAAGGCTTGTCAGAAAGCTATAAGATAATTCTTGCAGGGGGACTGAATCCTGAAAATATAGCCGAAGCTGTGAAAAAAGTAAAACCACAGGTTGTTGATGTAAGCTCAGGTGTAGAGGGAAATAACGGGAAATCTAGAGAAAAAGTGGAAAAATTTATAGGGGAGGTAAGGTTACATGGATAG
- the trpC gene encoding indole-3-glycerol phosphate synthase TrpC, with protein sequence MILDEIVKSKKEYLKKISLDKNKLAEIAKNMDTPPSFYEAMKKSGLSIIGEVKKASPSKGIIKEMFDHKAIAAVYDTCVDAVSVLTEVDYFKGNPQYLKEVSDIIKLPTLCKDFIIDEVQIYEARTLGASAVLLIVSILDDETLKKFIGIARDLQMEPLVEAHSDEEVKRALKAGAKIIGINNRDLKTFNVDLNNCIELSKDIPEDVLVIGESGISRREDVKKLKKGRISGVLIGEAFMRSESIEELARELKEEFND encoded by the coding sequence ATGATATTAGATGAGATAGTAAAGTCTAAAAAAGAATATCTAAAGAAAATCTCCCTTGATAAAAATAAACTGGCTGAGATAGCCAAAAATATGGATACTCCTCCAAGTTTTTATGAGGCTATGAAAAAAAGTGGCCTTTCTATTATAGGCGAGGTAAAAAAGGCCTCACCCTCTAAGGGGATAATAAAGGAGATGTTTGATCACAAGGCTATAGCGGCAGTATATGACACCTGTGTAGATGCGGTATCAGTTCTCACAGAAGTTGACTATTTCAAGGGAAATCCCCAGTATCTAAAGGAGGTTTCAGATATTATAAAACTTCCTACTCTCTGTAAAGACTTCATAATCGATGAAGTCCAGATATATGAGGCTAGAACCTTAGGAGCCTCGGCAGTCCTTCTAATTGTAAGTATTTTAGATGATGAAACCTTAAAAAAATTCATCGGTATAGCTAGAGACTTGCAAATGGAGCCCCTTGTAGAGGCCCATAGTGATGAGGAAGTAAAAAGAGCACTAAAGGCAGGGGCTAAAATAATCGGTATTAACAACAGAGATTTGAAGACCTTTAATGTGGATCTAAACAACTGCATCGAGCTTTCTAAAGATATTCCGGAAGATGTGCTGGTAATAGGTGAAAGCGGGATAAGCAGGAGAGAAGATGTAAAAAAACTTAAAAAGGGAAGAATAAGTGGTGTCCTTATAGGGGAAGCCTTTATGAGATCTGAGAGTATAGAAGAGCTTGCCCGGGAATTAAAGGAGGAATTTAATGACTGA
- the trpD gene encoding anthranilate phosphoribosyltransferase encodes MSDVYRKLLDGNNLTSKEMYSLMEDMFDGKLSDVQTASILTALKIKGETSQEIIGGATFMRDRAVAFENDLDSFDPVGTGGDGIHSINISTGTAFIAAAAGIRVIKHGNRSVSSKSGSADVLQSLGMNLTTTKEGMKKALEETGMSFLFAPVYHHSMKEVAGVRKAMGVRTIFNILGPLANPGKANHMLLGVYDKKLMDNMADALIKMGCKRALIVHGVEDGADEISITGKTRVVEVENGRIKEYEIFPENFGLKRATLEDIKGGDPDENRQLLIDALSGKERGAKRDVLLLNAGAALFINGKTENITEGVKLAGKLIDEGVVMETVNNFIERVK; translated from the coding sequence ATGAGCGATGTATACAGAAAATTATTAGATGGAAATAATCTTACTTCAAAAGAGATGTACAGTCTTATGGAGGATATGTTTGATGGCAAGTTATCTGATGTACAGACGGCCTCTATACTAACTGCCCTTAAAATAAAAGGAGAAACCTCCCAAGAGATAATTGGTGGAGCAACCTTTATGAGAGACAGAGCCGTTGCCTTTGAAAATGATTTAGACTCCTTTGATCCAGTAGGTACAGGGGGAGACGGGATACATAGTATCAATATATCCACAGGAACGGCTTTTATAGCTGCAGCAGCTGGGATAAGGGTTATAAAGCATGGAAACAGATCGGTTTCTAGTAAGTCTGGAAGTGCCGATGTACTTCAAAGCCTTGGAATGAACCTGACTACAACAAAAGAAGGAATGAAAAAAGCCTTGGAAGAGACTGGAATGTCCTTTCTCTTTGCACCTGTATATCACCACAGCATGAAAGAGGTGGCAGGTGTGAGAAAAGCCATGGGTGTGAGAACAATATTTAATATTCTCGGGCCTCTAGCAAATCCAGGTAAGGCCAACCACATGCTTTTAGGGGTATATGATAAAAAACTCATGGACAATATGGCAGATGCCCTTATAAAAATGGGATGCAAGAGAGCCCTTATTGTCCACGGTGTGGAAGACGGGGCCGACGAAATATCAATAACTGGTAAGACAAGAGTGGTAGAGGTGGAAAACGGAAGAATAAAAGAGTATGAGATATTCCCGGAAAATTTTGGACTGAAAAGAGCCACTCTTGAGGATATAAAGGGAGGAGACCCTGACGAAAACAGACAACTTCTAATAGATGCCCTTTCAGGAAAAGAAAGAGGTGCCAAGAGAGATGTCCTGCTTCTGAATGCAGGAGCGGCACTTTTTATAAACGGGAAAACAGAAAATATCACTGAAGGTGTTAAACTAGCTGGAAAGCTCATAGATGAAGGGGTAGTAATGGAAACAGTAAACAACTTTATAGAGAGGGTGAAATAG
- a CDS encoding aminodeoxychorismate/anthranilate synthase component II — protein MILLIDNYDSFTYNLYHLIGELHRDIKVVRNDKITIEEIRELNPDVIVLSPGPKAPKDAGICLEVVKKLHKEYPILGICLGHQTIGEAFGGDVVIASKAVHGKVSYIKHTGTSIFKGLEQDVQIARYHSLIVKKNSMPEILEILAETDDGEVMAVKHKNYPVVGLQFHPESINTPKGKEMMKNFLEEVM, from the coding sequence ATGATACTTTTGATAGACAATTATGATTCATTTACATATAACTTATATCACCTTATAGGGGAGCTTCACAGGGATATAAAAGTAGTGAGAAATGATAAGATAACAATAGAAGAAATAAGAGAATTGAACCCAGATGTAATAGTATTATCACCTGGACCAAAGGCTCCAAAAGATGCAGGTATATGCCTAGAAGTAGTAAAAAAGCTGCATAAGGAATATCCCATCCTTGGAATATGTCTAGGGCACCAGACTATCGGTGAAGCCTTTGGAGGAGACGTTGTTATTGCTAGTAAAGCTGTTCATGGAAAAGTCTCTTATATAAAGCATACAGGAACAAGCATATTTAAGGGGCTAGAGCAGGATGTCCAAATAGCAAGATATCATTCACTGATAGTAAAGAAAAACAGTATGCCTGAAATCCTGGAAATATTGGCAGAAACAGATGATGGCGAGGTAATGGCTGTAAAACATAAAAATTATCCTGTGGTAGGCTTGCAGTTTCACCCAGAGTCGATAAATACCCCAAAAGGGAAAGAAATGATGAAGAATTTTTTGGAAGAGGTGATGTAA